The sequence ACACAACGTACGGACCTTTAGACATCGAGCTCTGGCCTAAAGAAGCACCGAAAGCTGTTAGAAACTTCGTCCAACTCTGCCTCGAAGGTTACTATGATAAAACCATCTTTCACCGTATTATTAAGGGCTTTCTTGTTCAAGGCGGCGACCCTACTGGCACTGGCACAGGTAGGTAACTCTGTAATTTCTCTTTGTGTTTCATTGACGGGctgcagtttttatttttgtattaatattGGATTTGCCTTAGGGTTTCAGGGTTTCTTGTAGTTTATATAGACTATAGATTGGTGATTTGTAGTGTttgttaatataattattaattactagTGATTGAATTTTGTATTGCCATAGCACCTTGTGTTTGAATTTGGTCAAATTGGGATTTATTTACATGTTAGTGAATTTCTTTTTGGGGGGTTAATTTGTGGATAAGgaattaaaaatttgtttaaagTTTGTTGCTTTGTTTAACAAttgaaatgggttttttttccttgttcaatTTTGTAGTTATTAGtaattttggaaggaattaCTTTTGTCTTTTagctgattttttaattttttggggtGATATTGTTAATTAGAATATTGATGCTTGTCAATATTCGTAGGTGGTGAAAGTATATATGGAAGTGTGTTCGCTGATGAGTATCATTCGCGTCTGAGGTTTAACCATAGAGGGCTAGTTGCATGCGCAAATGCAGGTAGGCCGCATTCAAATGGGAGTCAGTTTTTTATCTCGTTGGAAAAGTGTGATTGGCTTGATAAGAAGAATACTATTTTTGGAAAGGTAatgttggttttggtttttgggTTTGAAATTCTTTGGTGTATTCTGATTGCTTTTTGGAGCTAAGTTTCCTGGTTATCAGGTTACTGGGGACTCGATATATAATCTTCTGTCACTTGGTGAGGTTGAAACTAATAAGGACAATGATTGGCCATTAGATCCACCTCCAAGAATAATATCAGTTGAGGTAGGCTCGTTAGTGCTCTGAAATGCTAATCTCAGATTATAAATGCATAACAACTTGTGAGCTGTTCAAACTTCTATCTTTTATGAAATTGTGATTGATGATCATGTAATGACATGCATGTAGTATGGATGTTTAGATGTATGATATATTGCCGATATTAtggttattcatttttttttttaaaaaactgcaTCCGCTACATGATATGTCAATGTAATATGCTTTTGCATTTTGCATCAACTTTGATTCTTCATTCTCATGATAGTCCATGGCACAAATTTTACAGGAAGTTTTAATGCGTAGCTATATTATTGAAATTCCTTTTTAGGTACTGTGGAACCCTTTTGAAGATATCATTCCAAGGGTAATTCCCAAGCCCTCAAACAAACCTGCAACTGATactgaaaataaagattcaaagAAGAAAGCTGTGAAGTAGGTTCCCCCAACCTAGCATAATGTCATAATTTGAGAATCCAAAGACATTTATTGCTGTCCCTGTTACTATATTAAGGCTTTTCTTAATGCAGAAAGCTGAACTTACTTTCGTTTGGAGAAGAAGCTGAAGAAGAGGAGAAGGAATTGGCAGCTGTGAAGCAAAAGATCAAGAGCAGTCATGATGTATTGAATGATCCTCGTCtcctaaaagaagaaaatccaaGTAAAGAAACGGTAATGATGCCATACTTACTATGATGCTTcttatgataaataaaaatagggtATACCCATGATTAAAGGGCAACTAAAAATCTAGACAAAGTGCATAGAGAAGAAGTGCATGCTTGTGAAATTCTGTTATTGAACATGTAGATATTGCAGTGATTTAGTGTTATAACAGTGATTTAGTGTTCAGATATCTTTAAAATACAGCAACTTTTGCAGAAATAATATCTATGTTCAAGTTTCTGACAAAAGTATGAGGTGCATTGGCAATACTGCATGTTTTGGGGTTCAAACTATTATTTATGTGCTGGTTTTTGTTGGATTAAGGTCTTGCCATGTCCTCAAGTGTCAAACATTCCAAGTATTCAGGAGGAAAACTCTCCTTTGAGTCACACATACTGTAAAATCTGTAGGTGCTGAGTTCGTCCCACCATTATTGCTTAGTAAAAGCAATTCTATGATTTCAATAGATCTACTTTAGAATGATATCCTCTTGAGTTAGCAGGTAAATTTATCCACTATACATGTGAAAGtggtctatttttattttattttatttgagatgtgTTTGAATCAATGCAGAACTCTTCTGAAGGTAAAACAACTAGGGATATTCAGTTATCTGTTAAAGAAGTTCTAAGCTCAAAGAAAGGCACTTTATCTGTTAAAGAAGCTCCAAGCTTGAAGAAAGAAGCATCATGGAGAGATTCAGCAGCTGAATTTTCCAACAGTGATgataatgaagaagatgaggGCATGTTTGATGCACGAATGCGCCAGCaaatacttcaaaaaagaaaggagCTTGGGGATGTTCCACCAAAGCCAAAGCAAAATGGTACCATGACACTTTCCTGTACATTTTCATTTGGTGAATTTTGTTAACAACATTGAGCATGTCTATTTTCCTTGTTTCAAAACAATGTCCCTTTCTattgtgatttttattctttattttcagCTGACTTAATATCACAATGGCAAAGCTGAAAACAGTGGCAGAGAAAGCCTTGCGAATTGTATAGGTTATCGCCATTTCAAAAGTGATTTCTCCTAAGTAACACTAGTCTTATGTTACCTCAAATACAAAGAAGTGTATAGGCACACACAGAGATATACAAACATATACACAAGAAGCTCACTTAGCTGATTGATACAGGCAATTATTAGAAGTTGTCAATAAGCAATTAGTAAACTAAATGCAAATATGCAACTTCTTGATGGAAAATGAAACATAAAATGGAATCGGCGAATGACTTTGACGCTTGATTTATCTCATAatgggttttatttattttattattatttcaacttTACTCGATGGAAGCCATTGCTAGAGAGGAAATTACAGTTTAGTTGATATCCCAAAGAAGGTCACTATGTTAACATCTTATTCGTTAATaagttatcaaaataatttttttattcatcattctTTGCATGTCCAAATTAGAGTCATCGCATCCTAATACTACATCAAAtgcctgtatttttttttgggtgtgcAGGGAGCTCTAGCTCAAAGGATCGTCAAGTCTCTGCAAGGTTAAATatgaatgattttcttttttcacttatggaattttcactattttttttgaGATCTCATCCTCAAAAGATTATTGTGATGTGCTCTTTCTTCACTTGGCATTTCAAATTTGCTTATAAACTATATCAGACATATTGTGGCTAGACTTTCCCTGGCCCTCTCCATCAGTGATGCTATACTATTTATCATGATTGACCATGAAATCTTACTAGAGGTTGTGATGGTGGATGGGAAAACTTTTAGTTTCATGAGAGGAAGTGGCTAAGATGTATGATTTAGAGTTTAGTTAAACTGCCAAGTACCCATGCCTACCAATAGAAAGGTGGTGATGTCTGCCACAAAACAATTATGTGGTATGAGGATCAGTGTGATTCATAAATGTTCAAAATAACTTCTGCTTGAATTGGGTTGGTGTGGTACATGTCTCCAGCATAAGTGTTTgtcatatatttttgtttctctgtCATTATGATCAATAGGTTTTGTTGTTGGAGTATTTTTACCTGGTTAGTTGGTGAAATTGTTTCTTGTATTTGCAGAATTCTGAAACCAAGGTTAAATcatgaaattgaattataattttgttcCTGCCAGATCCAATAGTGAAAGCTTCAATGATGACCAACCAAAGGTGGAAAAATTGTCAATGAAGAAAAAGGGAGTAGGATCAGAGGCCAGGGCTGTGCGTATGGCTAATGCAGATGCAGACTTACAGTTGTTGGGTGAAACTGAACGAGGAAGACTATTGCAGAAACAAAAGAAGCGCCGACTTCAAGGCCGCGAGGATGATGTATGTTATATGATTACAGTTTATCTGTGGTGTAACTCCCTTGTCTGATTTGTTCCCTTTATATCCTCTTTTTAGCTAGAAGAATTTTGAAGTGATTGATCTTTGTTTGGCCATTGAAATTTTAGTTGCTAGGGAATTTTGAAGGTCAGGAATGTGGTGCGAAGACACATGAGTGAGGACTGATGCATGTTAGCACTGGTGAATATAAGAACACAGATGGGAGAAGTGGATGAAAATATTGGTGAAACTTGGAAATTGATGAGGATTGCGTgaacatgtttttaatattataggCAACTTAATATGTTTCTGTTAATTTTCTCTAAGatcatttttcttatcatattccTTTACAGAATCAAAATTTTTGGACAATAATTGGTACCATTTTCCCCCTACATCACAGACACGATGAACAATAATTAGTCTAAACAAGGATGAATTATAGATCATGGAGCAAAAAATCTAtgcatttatttgtttcttatttatcTTCTCATTGTGTGCTTATATAAGCTGACCCCGTTTTTTTTCCACATGTAATACTTAGCTGtttattttaatccttttcTTCTGGCTAATTAGGTTTTAGCAAAACTCGAAAAGTTTAAAAAGGCCCTCTCTACAAAGGCTGATGCCGCAAAGAGCGAATCTGAAGATGCTGATAATGAAGATTTGTCTGACTGGAGAACTGTCCCCCTAACATTTGCACTTGAACGTGGCAAGGTAAGCTTCAGTATGAATTCTATTAATTTCTTCTTATGGTTTTGATAACCACATGACATGACATTATTAtatgttttcatcattttttgcaCTTTAATGTTATAGTTAATTTATAGTGTTGCCAAATAAACATAAGGTTGAAATTGGTAAAAAATGCCCAGAGTGAAATTAAAGATGACTACCTTCACATGAACGgtaattttgaatttgtaagAGTGTTTTATCTTGTGCTTACATGTATGGTGctgaaaatattatattcattcTCAAAAGCATTCTGACTCAGTCTATGCCAGACAGTGAAGCCATAACAGAATGAACTGCTTACTGTTCATTTATTGCTTACTGAGTTTCAATTTTGTAAATTAGCATCAACTTACTTGAGTCATGTTATTCGGTATTTCCCCTTTCAACTTGTCATTGTCATTTCATTGAGTTACATTGGACAGTGCAAATCatgctaaaaacattaaatagttGATATTGGATCTTCTTAAACAAGAACCCTGAATTTCCCAGCATATGCAACATATAGGTTTATATATTCAAAGGTAAAAACCATGGTCATGACAGTAATTATAGAAATAGTATCactctttgttttaaatatcttaatcaaTGTACTTACTCTTCTGCAATTGTAACAGGATGGTATGTCTCGCAAAGAGGATCCAAATGACTATGTTGTGCATGACCCTCTTTTGGAGAAAGGGAAAGAGAAATTTAACCGGATGCAAGCCAAGCAAAAGAGACGAGAACGAGAATGGGCTGGAAAATCTCTTGCTTAGACTCTAATATGAAATATGCAACATGAGTTGGTTAACTTGCCTCCTTATATTTGCTCATAGTTGGCTACAGATAATTCATTATTTCTGGCCAAAGTCACAAGAAACTATGGAAAATGGTTCTTGGAGGTGCATTGTTGACCTCCAATTTGTTCTCATTGTGAAGGTTCACTTGATGAGACCACCGTTTTTACCTGGAAACGATGCTACTGAGCAGCTGCCTCATGCTATAATCTTCGGTACTTGCTcttttaaaatgcattttcCTGCCTTTTTCCTAACTTAAACCTGTCAAATTAACTTTGGTAACAGTACTAACTGTTGTACATCTGCTAAATATGTGTGATTATTAgattgaatttgaaaacaattacttgTCTGAACAATCAGTAATTTGGTCAATTgttgcaaatgtttttttttatatatatatatatatataaaccaactCCACTAATAAAATCCTTGAATTTTTCAAATGTTTGACAATGGAATGATGGacgaggctttttttttttgttttcctgatTTACCTTTGGGAATAGGAATATAGAGTCATGATAGTTTAGACTTGTTGAATGGCCAAAAGCGCACATTGTTGTTGTGGAAGAACATATCGCTTCGTTAGACCTGATCTTGAGTTTTGAGGATTGGCCATATTGCTCATCCCGTCAGATTCAAACAGGTGGTGGCACACGTAAAAGAAGTGCTTCCATGTActcgaatttaatttgaagCTAGTATTATTATCTTTCCCTGGAAAGTCTTTCAAAAATCAAGTTCATCTAGTTGTTCACTGTTCAATAATTTTAGCAAGACTGCTGAAGGTCAAGAAAAGATTGGTTGCTGTTAACTTTATCGTTTTGAACTTAGCAACTTTAGTAAAAGGAAAAATGACCATccttactattattatttgccCGTTGCTTGTGGTTTGGTAAAAAATAGCGGGTAATGTTGAATTTGTAAGCGTGTTTTATCTTGTGCTTCCATGCATGGTCCcgaaaatattatattcattcTCAAAAGCATTCTGACTCGGTCTATGCCAGACAGTGAAGCCATAACAGAAAGGACTGCTTACTGTTCATTTGTTAATTAGTGAGTTTCAATCTTGTAAATTAGCATCAACTCACTTGAGTCATTTTATTTGGTATTTTCCCGTTCTACTTGTCATTGTCATTTCATTGGGtcacaaatataattaaaaaagggaAGGCAGTAAATCTTGCTGACTCTGAGGACTAAATTGTTCCATTGTTTTATATGGATACTGGAATAATCTTATACGAGATCCGCTTAGCTTATCGATCGCCAAGCctaattctgtttttttaattattattattatcattattattattattttaagaaatttcaGTGCTAGtttagtttaatatttaatattcacAGCCAAATCGAACATGATTCTTGCAGCTTTGCTAGAAGTTACTTAATGAAGAGAGATCCAAAGCCATGCCATTTTTATGTGCTTGATTTtggattacttttttttctctgtagCCTGGgcgtacatttttttttactggtaaaaaaaaaaaatatttgtgttaatgTTGACCTgattgacaaaataaaattgatacatggaccaatttaaaaaaaatcatgaaacctaaaaaacaaattgaaaaaaaaagaggaaatgaaGTTAAGATTCTAGTTAATCAAATGGAAaagaataaaagtaaaaaaaaaataaagtgaccTAGATCAACTTGATTAATGCAAGCAAGTCATGAGACTAACATAagtaattataaatcaaataaaaaaaaagctaaagttGAATTCTATACAAATCCAACGTAGAAGGATGAATTTAAAAAgatgatcaattaaaaaaaaatgaaacaaacaaacCAATCTTGTGATTCAATCATGCAAATGAGATAATCGAATAGAAGGTAAACGGAGAAACATCATGCCACTCAATTTCAAAACAACTTAATGCTAAAGGATGAAGcacaaaaaatgttaaattttaaaagaccgaacctaaaaaaatcaagtcaacctACAAAACTTGCAATCCAAGCGATGAGATCAAGATAgacaaatataaagaaaattagagaaaatcatgaaaacctAATATCAAAAAACCTCAACCTTGAAGGATggagcctaaaaaaaaaatcaattcccaACCAgtataatgttgaaggatgtgTTATAACCCATTTCTAGGttattccttaatttttttaaaaaaataaataaaataaaataaaataacaatagcaAGAAGATTGGTATTTTGGTAAAAACAAGTTAGTAGAATTTCAAatgtagaaaaaaatcaagctgtaattttggATGGAATCGAGAGCATACTTGTACTCCATTATACCCGGAACTAAAAagacaatgcaaattcaaggtcaagtTACATGATTATTGAACGAAtctgtataaaaattaagcctaagaatataattagatttttaataagctaatttgatttaatcattgaccaaattaaaatttaattatatttaataattaatttgggtctaattgaaggatttaattagatgtaaggacttaattatattttaaatgagtcaaattaattttattaagggcttaattgatgaaaaattaagtttggaagcctaatttgggcttaattgtgaaaattgaaatttttggagatcaagtttgatttttaccaagttaattcaTTCAAATTATGGGTATAACTGcaacaaaatcaaagttttcaggtcaattaagggttaaattaaaaaaattcatagccAAAGATCATTTTGCAGAAGATGCCGACCTATGATAACTCAATTTATTGAAatcaggggtgaaattgaagaaaattaaaagtttaatggtcaattgaaGGTCAAATTGTACAAATTCAAgaacaaggaccaaaataaaaaagacattgaAATCTAGAGCTGACATTAAACTTCACCAGGtgaaaattgcataaaattgaaagtttaaggCTAATTAAGGgtgcaattgaaagaaattaaaagatgaaggaCCAAATCAAACTTTGGCCAAATTCCTAAATTTAAACCCTAAATCCTTAAAACGAAAATGTTTTGAATAGTAAGAAAAAAGGACCAGACGACGCGTCGTGGCCTTTTATTTTTCCAGGAAAAGCTACTTGAGCT is a genomic window of Populus alba chromosome 18, ASM523922v2, whole genome shotgun sequence containing:
- the LOC118062683 gene encoding peptidyl-prolyl cis-trans isomerase CYP57 — protein: MSSIYVSEPPTKGKVILNTTYGPLDIELWPKEAPKAVRNFVQLCLEGYYDKTIFHRIIKGFLVQGGDPTGTGTGGESIYGSVFADEYHSRLRFNHRGLVACANAGRPHSNGSQFFISLEKCDWLDKKNTIFGKVTGDSIYNLLSLGEVETNKDNDWPLDPPPRIISVEVLWNPFEDIIPRVIPKPSNKPATDTENKDSKKKAVKKLNLLSFGEEAEEEEKELAAVKQKIKSSHDVLNDPRLLKEENPSKETNSSEGKTTRDIQLSVKEVLSSKKGTLSVKEAPSLKKEASWRDSAAEFSNSDDNEEDEGMFDARMRQQILQKRKELGDVPPKPKQNGSSSSKDRQVSARSNSESFNDDQPKVEKLSMKKKGVGSEARAVRMANADADLQLLGETERGRLLQKQKKRRLQGREDDVLAKLEKFKKALSTKADAAKSESEDADNEDLSDWRTVPLTFALERGKDGMSRKEDPNDYVVHDPLLEKGKEKFNRMQAKQKRREREWAGKSLA